The following proteins are encoded in a genomic region of Leucoraja erinacea ecotype New England chromosome 23, Leri_hhj_1, whole genome shotgun sequence:
- the avd gene encoding avidin yields the protein MAAPSPCIVLFILALVVPGISAGRCNMTGTWWNVLGSTFYLSEAENSSLRGRYQTAVEAAAGEAGPDGLAPVIGIRHSGREPTFSMSTVWAGGSITSWVGQCLMQEDGNQVLKTMWLLRSPVASLEEDWKSTRVGQDTFYRIAKDVLSNDELQSLKP from the exons ATGGCAGCACCGAGTCCCTGCATCGTCCTCTTCATCCTGGCGCTGGTCGTCCCCGGCATCTCG GCAGGCCGCTGTAACATGACTGGGACCTGGTGGAACGTCCTTGGCTCCACCTTCTATCTGAGCGAGGCCGAGAACAGCAGCCTGAGAGGCCGCtatcagacagcagtggaggcggCGGCGGGAGAGGCCGGGCCCGATGGACTCGCTCCCGTGATCGGCATCAGGCACAGTGGCAGGGAGCCCACTTTCAGCATGTCCACGGTGTGGGCGGGAG GCTCCATTACCTCCTGGGTGGGTCAGTGTCTCATGCAGGAGGATGGGAACCAGGTTCTAAAGACCATGTGGCTGCTGAGATCTCCGGTCGCCAGCCTAGAGGAGGACTGGAAATCAACAAG AGTTGGACAAGATACTTTCTACCGAATCGCGAAAGATGTCCTGTCAAATGATGAGCTTCAATCTCTCAAACCTTAG